A genomic window from Chanos chanos chromosome 14, fChaCha1.1, whole genome shotgun sequence includes:
- the LOC115828109 gene encoding leukotriene B4 receptor 1-like has product MQHYNNTNNSIPYRATPENVAISAVLGLCFGLGIPGNLAVLVVVGQRLKNGNFTLKVMFSLAISDLLTLLSLPLWIKALLHGWIFGLVLCKMISYLVYWGIYSSVLGVTLLSVHRYLQVLYSRKWSKLGRKGELMLLIGVWILSGVLSSYSLFQRQVTFQDRDKLLHCDMKYKDDGERVRILVLETVSLFVVPFSILAFSYFTLNRKVSHMVLFRSKRMTKLVARIVLVFFLLWIPVHINNVLMIAAALRKSDRLLSFTKILAGLFGALTFINSCVNPFLYAFSAQVLRRQTPMGEST; this is encoded by the coding sequence ATGCAGCACTATAACAATACCAACAACTCCATTCCTTACCGTGCAACACCAGAGAATGTAGCCATCAGTGCTGTTTTGGGGCTTTGCTTTGGTCTGGGTATCCCTGGTAACCTGGCTGTACTGGTGGTGGTTGGTCAACGTCTCAAAAATGGAAACTTTACCTTAAAGGTGATGTTTAGCTTGGCTATATCAGATCTTCTGACGTTGCTTTCCTTGCCTTTGTGGATCAAAGCATTGCTCCATGGTTGGATCTTTGGTTTGGTTCTCTGCAAGATGATTTCCTACCTGGTCTATTGGGGCATCTATAGCAGCGTGTTGGGTGTCACTCTGCTTAGTGTCCATCGGTACCTGCAAGTACTTTATTCTCGGAAATGGTCCAAGCTTGGACGTAAGGGAGAATTAATGCTTTTAATTGGAGTGTGGATTCTAAGTGGAGTTTTATCCTCTTACAGTCTCTTTCAACGCCAGGTAACATTCCAAGACAGAGATAAATTACTCCACTGTGACATGAAATACAAGGACGATGGAGAAAGAGTTCGCATATTGGTCCTGGAAACTGTTTCACTTTTTGTTGTTCCATTCTCTATCCTTGCCTTTTCCTATTTTACCCTCAACAGAAAGGTGAGTCACATGGTTTTATTCCGCAGTAAGAGGATGACCAAACTGGTAGCTAGGATTGTGctggttttctttctcctctggaTTCCTGTTCACATAAACAATGTTCTTATGATTGCTGCAGCCTTGAGGAAGTCTGACAGACTGCTGAGCTTCACAAAGATCCTCGCGGGATTGTTTGGAGCATTGACTTTCATTAATAGTTGTGTTAACCCGTTTCTGTACGCTTTCTCCGCTCAAGTGCTCCGCAGGCAGACACCCATGGGGGAGAGTACGTAA